A stretch of the Balneola vulgaris DSM 17893 genome encodes the following:
- a CDS encoding translation initiation factor, protein MKLSISVEKSGRRGKQVTVIRNIQHNPQHIEKIAKMLKSKLGTGGTVKGKVIEIQGSHIPKIKEILEKEGFSF, encoded by the coding sequence ATGAAACTTAGTATCAGCGTTGAAAAATCAGGCCGACGTGGCAAACAAGTAACTGTAATACGGAACATTCAACACAACCCTCAGCACATTGAAAAAATAGCTAAGATGTTGAAGAGTAAATTAGGTACTGGTGGTACCGTAAAGGGAAAGGTTATCGAAATTCAGGGAAGTCACATCCCTAAAATAAAAGAGATTTTAGAAAAGGAAGGTTTCTCTTTTTAG
- a CDS encoding DUF4920 domain-containing protein, translated as MRKLFITLTLFMLPVALFAQSESKEIRLSEPVEVTENYEVFGSKFTLVDKPLSLNSVISNSNQYNEKEVLITTTISKVCQKKGCFFIAQDGELTARITFKDYSFFVPTKSSGKNVTIQGVFEKKIITESKAKHYAEDAGADPDGIKGDQVEYSIVATSVKIEK; from the coding sequence ATGAGAAAACTATTTATCACTTTAACCTTATTCATGCTTCCAGTAGCTTTATTTGCTCAAAGTGAATCAAAAGAAATTCGTTTATCTGAACCCGTTGAAGTCACTGAAAATTATGAGGTGTTTGGTTCTAAATTTACACTAGTTGATAAGCCACTTTCATTGAATTCTGTTATTTCTAATAGCAATCAGTACAATGAAAAAGAAGTATTGATCACAACAACTATTAGTAAAGTTTGTCAGAAAAAAGGCTGTTTCTTCATTGCACAAGATGGTGAGTTAACAGCTCGAATTACCTTTAAGGATTATAGTTTCTTCGTACCAACAAAATCATCGGGAAAGAATGTGACAATTCAAGGTGTATTTGAAAAGAAAATAATCACAGAATCTAAAGCAAAACATTATGCAGAAGATGCAGGGGCAGACCCTGACGGTATTAAAGGCGACCAAGTTGAGTATTCAATTGTTGCCACTTCTGTAAAAATTGAAAAATAG
- a CDS encoding alkaline phosphatase: MKRLLSLIIIAVVAANCQPKSQVEVPISKGTNTEMLPLVADKPIKNVILLIADGTGLGQISTGQLNLVGADDYLALQTMPITGIVKTHSSSSLITDSAAGATAYSCGQKTDNGMIGYLPDGTHCKTLLELAIDKGMKTGLVATSTITHATPASFAAHVESRRDEDVIAEHFLESNTDVFLGGGRSFFIPQTEEGSRRSDDFNLVEKFEEKGYSYLQTAEELKATNGDKLLGLFADGGLDSENRTPTLAEMTDKAISTLNNNENGFFLMIEGSQIDWGGHGNDSEYVIREVKDFDDAVKRVLEFAQKDGETLVVLTADHETGGLTMMTDSEDPHTLQVNWVTDYHTGVPIPLMAYGPHAIKFTGWQDNTDVGIKIAELMNFGEFPINLE, from the coding sequence ATGAAACGATTACTAAGTCTTATAATTATTGCAGTTGTAGCTGCTAACTGTCAACCAAAATCACAAGTAGAAGTACCTATTTCTAAAGGCACTAATACTGAAATGTTACCTTTGGTGGCAGATAAGCCAATTAAAAACGTCATACTATTAATAGCTGATGGAACTGGGTTAGGACAAATATCTACAGGTCAACTAAATTTGGTTGGTGCTGATGATTACCTAGCTCTACAAACAATGCCTATTACTGGTATAGTAAAAACCCATTCATCCAGTTCATTAATTACCGATTCTGCAGCAGGTGCTACGGCCTATTCATGCGGACAAAAAACAGATAATGGTATGATTGGTTACCTACCTGATGGCACTCATTGTAAAACATTACTAGAGTTAGCTATCGACAAGGGGATGAAAACTGGTTTAGTTGCTACCTCTACTATTACTCATGCAACGCCGGCAAGTTTTGCAGCTCACGTAGAATCTAGGCGTGATGAAGATGTGATAGCTGAACACTTCCTAGAATCTAATACGGATGTATTTTTAGGTGGTGGTCGTTCGTTTTTCATTCCACAAACGGAAGAAGGCAGTAGAAGGAGTGATGATTTCAATCTTGTAGAGAAATTTGAAGAAAAAGGTTATAGCTATCTCCAAACAGCTGAAGAACTCAAAGCTACCAATGGTGATAAGCTTTTAGGTTTATTTGCCGATGGTGGACTAGATTCTGAAAATAGAACTCCAACTCTAGCTGAAATGACAGATAAAGCCATTTCTACTTTGAACAACAATGAAAATGGTTTCTTCCTAATGATAGAAGGGAGCCAAATTGATTGGGGTGGTCATGGAAATGATTCTGAGTATGTAATCCGTGAAGTTAAGGATTTTGATGATGCCGTTAAACGTGTACTAGAATTCGCCCAAAAAGACGGTGAAACACTAGTAGTATTAACTGCCGATCATGAGACCGGTGGACTTACCATGATGACAGATTCAGAAGACCCACATACTTTACAAGTAAATTGGGTTACCGATTATCATACTGGTGTTCCAATTCCATTAATGGCTTATGGTCCACACGCGATTAAATTCACTGGATGGCAAGACAATACCGATGTAGGTATTAAAATAGCAGAGTTAATGAACTTCGGTGAATTTCCAATTAATCTAGAATAA
- a CDS encoding MATE family efflux transporter yields the protein MSQTTEDQNTELSFWSDIKSSLSGSTRDFTKGSISRAILVLSIPMVLEMLMESIFAIVDIFFVSKLGAEAIATVGITESLLTLIYAVAIGFSMATTAVIARRIGEKNNDAASITAVQAIAVALIVSTPIALLGGFFAPELLSLMGAEGDIITEYSVYTSILFSTNSVIMLIFIINAIFRGAGDATVAMHALWIANGINIILDPILIFGFWIIPEMGIKGAAIATSIGRGIGVCFQLYKLFDGKTHINLMFKHLQFRWDIMWNLIKVSLGGIGQFIVATSSWIGLVRIIAVFGSVSLAGYTIAVRILIFSILPSWGMSNAAATLVGQNLGANQPERAEKSTWITAIANMIFLGLLGVIIFFNSEFLMSIFTLDPAVIEIGSQCLRIMSLGYIAYAFGMIITQAFNGSGDTLTPTLINLICFWIVEIPLAYYLALIVGLDEKGVFYSIIIAETLLAIIGYILFKRGTWKLTKV from the coding sequence ATGTCGCAAACTACAGAAGACCAAAACACTGAACTCAGTTTTTGGTCTGATATAAAATCATCTTTATCTGGCTCTACTAGAGACTTCACCAAAGGAAGTATCAGTAGAGCCATTCTTGTTTTATCGATTCCGATGGTGCTTGAAATGCTCATGGAATCCATATTTGCTATAGTAGATATCTTCTTTGTATCCAAGTTGGGAGCCGAAGCTATCGCTACTGTTGGTATCACAGAATCATTACTTACACTGATTTACGCCGTTGCTATAGGTTTTTCGATGGCAACCACCGCAGTAATTGCTCGCAGAATAGGTGAGAAAAATAATGACGCAGCTTCAATCACGGCTGTTCAAGCTATTGCTGTAGCGTTAATTGTATCAACACCAATTGCGCTTTTAGGAGGATTCTTTGCCCCTGAGCTTTTGAGTTTAATGGGAGCAGAAGGCGATATAATTACAGAATACTCAGTTTATACCTCTATCCTATTCAGTACCAATTCTGTAATAATGTTAATCTTTATTATTAACGCCATATTTCGTGGTGCAGGGGATGCAACTGTTGCCATGCATGCACTATGGATAGCAAATGGTATTAATATAATTCTTGACCCAATATTGATTTTCGGTTTTTGGATTATCCCTGAAATGGGTATTAAAGGGGCCGCAATTGCCACATCTATAGGTAGAGGCATTGGAGTTTGTTTTCAGCTATATAAACTATTTGATGGCAAAACTCACATCAATCTTATGTTTAAGCATCTGCAATTTAGGTGGGACATCATGTGGAATCTGATAAAAGTATCCCTTGGTGGAATTGGTCAGTTTATAGTGGCTACCAGTAGTTGGATTGGCTTAGTAAGAATCATTGCTGTATTTGGTAGTGTATCTCTAGCGGGATATACCATTGCTGTAAGAATACTTATTTTTTCAATTTTGCCTTCATGGGGAATGAGCAATGCCGCGGCTACATTAGTTGGCCAAAACTTAGGGGCCAATCAACCTGAAAGAGCTGAGAAATCTACCTGGATTACGGCCATCGCTAATATGATCTTTTTAGGACTATTAGGGGTTATCATATTTTTCAATTCAGAATTCTTGATGAGTATTTTCACCCTAGATCCTGCTGTGATTGAAATAGGTTCTCAGTGTTTGCGAATAATGAGTTTAGGGTATATCGCATATGCTTTTGGTATGATTATAACTCAAGCATTCAATGGTTCAGGAGACACCCTTACCCCTACCCTTATTAACCTTATCTGCTTTTGGATTGTTGAAATCCCCTTAGCGTATTACTTAGCATTAATTGTTGGGCTTGATGAAAAAGGTGTGTTTTATTCTATTATAATTGCTGAAACACTTTTGGCTATCATTGGCTATATATTATTCAAGCGAGGAACATGGAAACTCACAAAAGTTTAA
- a CDS encoding putative metallopeptidase: MNDNDLLKPVEVTSSEKQLMESPEVESIAKTVIEKNKMEFGPAEIGYFLVYPNISKQRAAKCMKATREVKYYSGNDYLIEISGELWDMLDNETKEMMLYHELLHIDPTFKSKTQEWKMNLRKPDFSDFYTINDKYGNEWYKTVQATASSLYDLDPRQENKVSL; the protein is encoded by the coding sequence ATGAACGATAACGACTTATTAAAGCCAGTCGAAGTAACATCAAGCGAAAAACAATTGATGGAATCTCCTGAAGTGGAGTCTATAGCTAAAACAGTAATCGAAAAGAATAAAATGGAGTTTGGTCCAGCTGAGATAGGATACTTTTTGGTATACCCAAATATCTCTAAGCAACGAGCTGCAAAGTGTATGAAAGCCACGAGAGAGGTGAAATACTACTCGGGCAACGACTACCTCATCGAAATATCTGGTGAGCTATGGGATATGCTGGATAACGAGACTAAAGAGATGATGCTGTATCATGAGTTATTACACATCGACCCTACCTTCAAGTCCAAAACTCAAGAGTGGAAAATGAACTTGAGAAAACCTGATTTCTCAGATTTCTACACTATAAACGACAAATACGGAAATGAATGGTATAAAACAGTGCAAGCTACTGCTTCATCGTTATATGATTTAGATCCAAGGCAGGAAAACAAGGTTTCTCTCTAA
- a CDS encoding sialidase family protein, with protein MRFLPILSISLLISFIISCSSTTNNTFEITAIQAPSQNEAALSNIMSDEDGNVFLSWVETNDKVASLYYSKLDSNRWSSPTLISSSDNWFVNWADFPSVIARNGEIQAAHWLNKSGQSTYAYDVNIATPQAGWTNAKAPHSDGTKTEHGFVSMESLSDSTFLAVWLDGRNTDGAGHGMQADNKLDHAMTIRSAVLNNNLEVIEEHEIDASVCDCCGTSTTVLPDGSFISAFRNRTQDEIRDIYVSKFVDGNWTESKAVHNDNWKIAACPVNGPMIKANEEIVAVSWFTAANNESRVKVAISEDLGDSFSAPIIVDKGNPLGRVDLEVFDDNSFFVTWVERKEDRTKATFIGKHYKKDGTLLNEYDIAEMSSSRKSGFPRITQSNGNLIATYTHINEEGQTTIKTLILD; from the coding sequence ATGAGATTTCTACCAATACTGTCGATTAGTTTATTGATTTCATTCATTATATCATGTTCCTCAACTACTAATAATACATTTGAAATAACTGCTATTCAGGCTCCTTCACAAAACGAAGCCGCACTCTCAAACATAATGTCTGATGAAGATGGAAATGTATTTTTAAGTTGGGTTGAAACAAATGACAAAGTAGCTTCATTGTACTATTCAAAACTTGATAGTAACAGATGGTCGAGCCCTACTTTAATTTCATCTTCAGATAATTGGTTTGTGAATTGGGCAGACTTTCCTTCAGTAATTGCTCGAAATGGTGAAATCCAAGCAGCACACTGGTTAAATAAAAGTGGACAAAGCACCTATGCTTACGATGTAAATATTGCAACTCCACAAGCGGGTTGGACCAATGCTAAAGCACCACACTCGGATGGTACAAAAACGGAACATGGTTTTGTGAGTATGGAATCCTTAAGCGACTCTACATTTCTTGCTGTTTGGCTTGATGGTAGAAACACTGATGGTGCAGGTCATGGTATGCAAGCTGATAATAAACTTGATCATGCAATGACGATTAGATCAGCCGTTCTAAACAACAATTTAGAAGTTATTGAAGAACACGAAATTGATGCAAGTGTATGCGATTGTTGTGGTACTAGCACAACAGTACTTCCAGACGGTAGTTTTATTTCAGCATTTCGAAACAGAACTCAAGATGAGATTCGAGACATTTATGTTTCAAAATTTGTTGATGGTAATTGGACAGAGTCTAAAGCTGTTCATAACGACAACTGGAAAATAGCCGCTTGTCCTGTTAATGGACCTATGATAAAAGCTAATGAAGAGATCGTTGCTGTTAGCTGGTTTACTGCTGCTAACAATGAATCAAGAGTTAAAGTAGCTATCTCGGAGGATTTAGGAGATTCTTTTTCTGCACCCATAATCGTTGATAAAGGAAACCCTTTAGGACGTGTAGATCTCGAGGTCTTCGACGATAACAGTTTTTTTGTTACTTGGGTTGAAAGAAAAGAAGATCGCACTAAGGCGACCTTCATTGGTAAGCATTATAAAAAAGATGGGACTTTACTAAACGAATACGATATAGCGGAAATGTCTTCTAGTAGAAAAAGTGGATTTCCTCGTATTACCCAGTCGAATGGTAATTTAATCGCAACTTACACTCATATAAATGAGGAAGGGCAAACTACCATTAAGACGCTTATTCTAGATTAA